The Ziziphus jujuba cultivar Dongzao chromosome 3, ASM3175591v1 region GGTCATTTTGACATATTTGCTGCTAAAAGAGATATGAATAGGTGCGCTAATCAGAAGTGTGTTTGGCTTGTAACTCGTGGGGGATTGGATCTTTATATCAAAGCTGCCCATAACTATGTTCACCAATTTGATTGgcctaaataaaaaataataaaataatttaatataatgtacctatataatataatatatgagaTAAAAGCAAAGAAGGTTGTTCGTTTTCATGGAAagaaagtttttattattttctccgCCTTTGTTCACTTTATTTTCAACAGCGAATTGACGAACTGAGAAATTCTATATAATTGAGATTTCTCGTATGGGAAATGCCAATATGGTTAAGCTCACcttttttcttgtctttttctttttttctttttatttaaattttatttggatactTAAAAGTTTCTTGCACATTTAGCTGGGCCTAGGCAtctcaaatttgatatttatggcCATTAATAATAACCATTAGTGAACTCATAATCACTaatggttattattttttttttttcttggtctgTTTACGTTCAAGATGCTTCTTTTGGCCTATTATGAAAAAAACGATTTTTCTTTGCCATTCAACAACTAATTGCAGAGGAAAACTCTGCAAAGATGGGGTTTCATTCTACGTTTCCACATAttttttcttaccttttttcccccaaaatctatatatattctTTGATAAATCCTtgtagtatatattatataaaaaaaatagccaTTATGAAGTTTGATCAGATCTTGCTAATGTTTTGCTTCAGCTGTCAGTTGTTGATTGGCAAAGATGATTCCTCCGTTCCTGAATCAAATAGGTCATCTTGCACATAGAAGAGGAGTTTGtacatttttatattgttttatatatgtatatatatttttgtgggtTGTGTTagtttgtttatgttttttttgccGCTTCCCTCCGTTTTGTTCATAAGGAAAACTAATCAGAGAATTACCGAAATATTGTATCGCAAAATTCTGattatgtattttttcatttgaaCAAATTTCCACCTTTAAAAGTATACACATTGATATTGGgtgttatgtgtatatatatatatatatatatatacgagtGGGTGGatttaattttggattattattggaagaaaaagtgatttttaatattatatatatatgttggaaaatttccaataATCTGTTGTCTCCTAAATTTCCAGACGTGTCATTTCAAACCtgtaataattcaaaaaaataaaagaaaaatatgctccaaataaataaaagaaaaatatgcgcCAAATAAATCAaagccaaataaataaataaaaaatatgcgcCAAATGAATCAAACTCCTCAAACGATtgtattaacaaaaaataagtttaggatattttaaaataaaatttcaactaaaaacaatagttaaaaaaataattttagaacattttaaaataaaatttcaactaaaaataaCTGAGAACAATAAACTAgagaaaataaattctaaagaGAATAAACTAATTAGTCTATATTTTTGTAGTCGTTTGTGGAGGTGTGTAGAGATGTCCTTCTCAAAACCAATAAAGCTTCTGTTTATATATGTAGAGAACTTTGAGTTGCTTCACACACTTTTGATGTGAgacttttttttaacattccaacttcaaaattttaatttatacatgTGACAATTATATGACCACTAAATCTCAAATCAATGTGGGATTAAAGCTTCTTAATTAATCtcccaataataatatttcaatatattaaaatattaatttggaaaattaataatatagcccaaacaatatatataagagGTTCTCATCAAaagtcttccattttactataaTAATTCACAATCCATTAGATTTAACCAATGTCAAGATTAAATTTAATCTAATCTacatgactttttatttttatttttgtttttatatgttCCACCGTTGATGCCTGAAACTCCAAACCGGATCTCAAACTTGATTACAAGTTTACAACCTGTAACTTGTGCTTTCTCCGCAAGCCAAATTTAGTTCTCTGTTTTGCTAATGATAATCCAAAGGCAAATTTGACCCTTTTTaggataaaacaaataattcagAACCCTTTATAAGTTActtacatatttataaattatcatCTAATCAATAAGCAAACTAAGAAGCAACATAAAcatattcttttcaaatttgattaattagctTCAATATCTAActgattataattaattgaataaaaattgcTCATACAGTCTGCCACAATGCCAATAAAACCGTGAGTTAAGCACTTTATTATAtctttacatataaatatatacatatatatatatatatatatatagagagagagagagagataagttTTGATCTATATACCAGAATTTTGATTTAATGGATTATCtagttcatttttattattgaccATAAAaggttaaataaaataaaattgaacttAGTATCTCCCTTTGTGAAGGTTATGTCTGAACTTGGGTCTTTGCCTTAATGATCCCAAATTGAAAAATAGGCTGTACAAGTTGGATTAGGCCTTTTAATACTAGAAGTTAGGTTGAATAGGCATGCGTGTAATCTGTAAACTAAGTTCATTCAATTGAAAAACAAGATAGACTAAGggagatgtattcaatttaaagtttgatagatttaaaatgaggtataaactttaaaagatttgatggattgttatggaattctacaaactctataaaaattttataagaatccaacgaaatcTCTGGGTTTAAaactggatttcatattgacaaatTTCTTTACAATTTCACAGTTAATATcctttcaaatctattaaaatccatcattttttaaaattttttaaaatcaatgactttgtGAATACTaccatattttaaaagaattctacaaagtcctaattgaatatatctagattttaatgaacttaataaaatttatcaaaatctgaattaaatatcattaaaattgtATGGACTCTTTTACAATGTAAATCGAATTTCTCTaaacttttaaacatttttaatatctttcaaattctaaactGAATATATTCATTTTAAGTTTACAGATTATCTCCATTTAATTTGAGATATGCAATATCAAATCAAAGCCACAAAATAATGTCACCTTAAATGCTTGACTTGtcacttccttttccctttttgttgtattaaaagATCAAACTATGCCCTAgtaaaaacccaaaaaccatcttttattttttggaaaccCAAAACCACCAATTCATGAGCCAAAAAATACACAAATACACAAATAATGGGTAGTAGTGCTCTGAAAGTTGCTGTCATCCTAGCAATTTCATCACAAATAGGTTTTTTCACACCTGTTCTGGCCAAATACAAAGTAGTGATAATCAATATTTTAGGGGAGAACAAAACGCTGAATCTTCATTGCCAATCaaaagatgatgaccttggtgTTCATTATGTGCCATATGCTGAATCTTTCGAATGGAGATTCAACGTGAATATATGGAGGACCACCCTTTTCTACTGTGATATGGGTTGGGGTGATTTGAAAGGTCATTTTGACGTATTTGATGCTAAAAGAGATATGAAAAGGTGTAATTATGAGAAGTGTATTTGGCTTGTGACTCGTGATGGATTGGATCTTTATATCAAAGCTGCAGGTAATTATGTTCACCAGTTTGATTGGCCTAAGTGAACACAACTTTATATTAtgtatccatatatataatatatgaaataaaaagaaagagggtCATTTGTTTTCAtggaaagaattttttttctgatttttctcTGCCTTTGTCCATTTAATTTTCAGCAGCAAATTGATAAACTGAGAAATGCTACATGATTAAGATTTTTCGTATGAGAAATGCTAATAAATAGTTAAGCTCACTAGCTCActattctttctttcattttttttttttttttccttctattaaATGAGAttatgttttgaagaaggttcgGTTCTGATTAGTTTCTTGCACTTTTACCATGGCCTAGTAATCCTAAAAGGAGAAATGGACTGCTAATAGGAGTTTTGCTATTTATGATTACCattaataataaacattaattaGATTTATTACTACAATATCAAatactaatttaatatatttaattatattttatttttatactaaaattttaatataaaaaattaattttttttagacaagcaattaattaccatataaaataattgccATGTAAAAACTTAGATTAACCACGACTGATGAATAGCATTTTAATCACAAAAGAGATGgcttattcaaaataataaaaaaaaaaaaaattgagtagtGCATGCCTTTTCTGGGGACGATCCCACATAAGGTCCAAGGTGGCAAGTGGACCcctcaaatatttttctttttatttttttcttaattttctatatgagtTTACTAATTTACCCTAGTTAACATGCCTGGAGCCCACACCCTTATATGTGGCctcttttttggtaatttccCAGCATTTGTGCCTGGGCCAGCTAAGTgaagctttatttattttattttatgttttttaaaatttgttccttttctctacattattattattattattattattattattattattttaacttttgcaaatatctttattattttcaaatttatctgATTTTACTTTTCTATCTAACttacttaaattatattatattttataatatttagtaGCAAATTCTTAATCATATCTTGTTTAGTTAATTACTATTTGATAGAAAATAAATCTATAATCATAactaaaaatatactttttgagcaatataatttttatttaattagttttattttgttgtaattATGTAAGAAATTTATGTAAATCtttggtttttaattaaaattttctgtaatacaagaatgaaattttttattttttatttttcatcttttaacttattttttagttaattttgtatatttaaaatatatgttaaatttagaataaCTATGAAaggaaatttataaataaaatattcattttatcaTCAGGGTCatgtttgaatttatatatttgcaaaatatatagttttgttagccttaaaatcatatatttctttttctaaaaaaagaaattgtttaaATGAAGATCCTAATTGTTTGGGTTCTAATATAGCTAAATTTGTTACATTTTTgcctatattattatatttttccaaacCACACTTTAAAAAGCAATTGATGTTTCATTATGCAATGGTGCCTCCTCTAAAAAAGGTTTTTGGGTCCTGTATTCATAAACAACAATTTAAGGGAATAAACATAAAAGTTAATTGTACTTTGGTATCTTATCCTttgttacaaataaaataataaattttaataaacaattaaaaaaaacatttaaattaaaaatatacaaatatttattctatatatattagaGTTTTAATTCAGTGGACTACTTATTCGGGACAATACTATACagagggttaaaaaaaaaagcaaaattttcattttttataaagaaaaagattcattattatttatatatgacaatttaattaaacaaaaataaaaaaattattttccctTAATATGTttctattattataaataaaaataaaatttactgatttactatttaaattaatagtAGCATATATAATTTACTGATTTTACTTTTAGATAACTATAATTAAGATGCACTAGGTAGCAAACTCGATCAAaacagtatatttatataagttaTATTCTGTATATGGCTTTAAAAACTGTAGGTTTAAGTTTTACTATCTCTTTAATTGGATTTTATAGTCATCTAATCCTTTAAAAATTCCCtttaaaaatttcattcttTCAAAAACTAGTCGTATATTCTATATATGAATTggattttctctcttttattttcatatgctgccgagaaaaaaaaaaaaaagaaaagaaaaattgaaacttactttcaacaataataaattaattaattgtagcGGCTCTtggatgtattattttattctttattattattattttctgtgtTTACTGGGTCGGGGTTTGTGATGCTTTCTTTCGGCCTATTATCGCAAGGTGGGGTTTCTTTCTacgttttattatatatatacttttttccaCGCaatctatatatgttttttgaaaaattcatatatatatatatatatatataaatatccattATGAAGTTTGATGGCATCTTGCTGATGTTTAGCTTCAGCTGTCAGTTGTTGATGGCAAAGATGATTCCTCTGTTCCTGACTCAAATAGGTCATCATGTACACAGAATACAAAGTTCGTACACATTTTTGCATATATGCTAATATATTATACCTTATACCCTGATAATGTAATTCATAGTAAAgtcacaaaattatatttttcttttttttttttttcttttttttttttttttttttcaagtcttTTGAATACTTCCAGAAATTTACAATCAGTTTCTTCTGTGATTACCGCTTCTCTGTTTTGTTCAAAACGAAAACTTACCAGTGCGTACAAGAGAATGTTGATGCAATATGAAGAACTAGAGAATCTGTACAGTGAAAACTCAAATATGTGCTTTTTCAGTTGTTATATGTTATTTAGCTGGCTATTCAGTTTCACTGTTgagcaaattttcattttaaaaattttagaaaaataaattttgtcatAAAACCAAATTtgggtttttgttgttttgttttgatatgGCCGGCATTCCTAACTAAGTCCTTGTAATTATCCCCAGTTTAAAAATAGGCTGCACATAAGTTGGATTgggctttttttattattttgttttggtgtTTAATGTCAATAGACCAGACAAAAAGAATGtgtgagaaaaaaattaaggaaagtAAGAAGGTACTTTGCCAATTCCCATTTAaactatatatgttttaaaggttaattgcactttaatatattaaacttttaacaaatattgatttgaattttgaaattgtgTCATATGAGTACTTTTAATGATATTGCATTTTTCACTGcaatgccaaaaaataatataattgtgtCTTATATGCTCTTCTATAGAACATTGCAAAAGATATCAATTTGACACAGAAAATACAAttcactttttctttattagtgGACCCTCACCCCagtaaataatattgttaatatCCATAATAACCCATAAACCATAGCTGCCACGTGTAAGGAAATAaaggtaaaaaggaaaaattgcaAGATAGAAGAAAGGGACAACAGACCATGCAATGAAGGTGTGTTGGCAGCATTGAATATTGAAGTTGCACTTAGCTGGCCATCTTTCAATAAATCTATACATGCAACCTTAAAACATAGAAATTTAAGTTTATGAAATGCCAGTGTAAATCaaggtgtaaaaaaaaaaatagttttcaattGTTAAAAGGGAAAGGATCAAAAGAAAGGGGAGAATAATTTCGAGTATCAACAAATATAGTTttcaattgttaatttttttttttttttgggttaaagaTAAAAGAAGTAGGATCTAAtccaatataataatataattaataaaatatatatttatcaatgttatATTTTGTCATATGTTACTGAAGagtcaatattaaaatttgatattaacaTTCAAATTTACTATTGAAGAAGATActttaatcaaaatttgaaaatgtcaatgataaaatataatttgccATTAGAGATGTTTttaggtttcaaattttatgcgAATTAATCTAATTACAAATAGACCATCCATATGTATtgtatgtaatatttttttattacactttgatatttaattttcagATTTGTATGATTTAAGCCctcaacttttaaatttatcatttatgcAATTTATAACTCAACTTCATTAACATGCAATTAGGTCTTCAATATCTCAAATTGTATAATTGAGGCCTTTGAATTTTTAGAtaatatgatttattaaataaaataatacttaataatcaataatacaaaatgtttaaataagaaCAATATTTGGTTTACAAAATGATTATTCCTATTAAAATAAGAATAGCtatttatggaaataaaaataagaaaaaagaataattattcctattaatatatttggtaagAATATTGAATTGATTCAAAACTTAcctttttataaagaaaattcaaatttagtcataaaaagtcaacttatatatatatatatatatatatgtatatctactACATGATAAACTatctaaatttagttttttaatgaatatggtAAAGATATACCAAATATAGGAATAGACAATATTGTACAATAActaatatatttctatatttattttacataccAAACTTGTTCaagtttacattttttttaaaaaaaaatttggtaaaaaaaaatatatttttccaaaaaaattaataattaatattaataataataacaacaaggacaacaacaacaataatagtaataacccGAAATGTTGGCGGGAAAAGTAGGCAAGTTTCCGAAATACTTGGTTTATTAATGTTTTGTAAAAAAGTGTATATTATATTGTGTATTTGTAAATTGAATTCATTCCATTAACAAACAGGACAGCTATGTTTAGAGGATTACgctaatttaatttgaaatgtgCTTATTAACTCAATTTAAAGACGCAAGATATTGTTACCTTAGATGCTTTATTTACTTCCTTTCCCCTTCTGTTGTATTTAAACACCAAAGCTATCGCAATGTTAAAACCCAAAAAGcatcaatttttacttttcttgtTGGAAAACCTAAAACCACCAATTCGCAAACCAAAAAGACACAAACACACAAATAATGGATGGTACTGCTCTGAAAGTTTTTTTCATCCTCGCAACAGCTCAAATAGTGTTTTTTTCATCACCTGCTATTGCTAAGTACGATGTAGTGATAGTCAACTTTTTAGGAGAGAACATGACTTTGAATCTTCATTGCCAATcgaaagatgatgatcttggtgTTCATGATCTGCCATATACTGATGTTTTCGAATGGAGATTCGATGTGAATATATGGAGGACCACCCTTTTCTACTGTGATATGGGTTCGGGTGATTTGAAAGGTCGTTTTGACATATTTGTTGCTAAAAGAGATTTGAATAGGTGCGGTAATGATAAGTGTATTTGGCATGTGATGCGTGATGGATTGTATCTTTACCTCAAGTCTGCTGATAATTATGTTCACCAATTTGATTGGCCTAAGTGAAAAATACTTTATTATAAtgtatctctctctctatatatatatatatatatattgtgtatacatatatatatatatatattatatgaaataaaaaacagaGGGGCTGTTTGCTTTCATGGAAAGCAAAATTTTTCTGAAGTCTCTGCCTTTGTCcactttattttcaaaagcataTTGATGAACTGAGAAATCAATGCTATGCAATTAAGATTTTTCTGAGTGAGAAATGCTAATATAATTAAGttcacattgttttttttttttttcactaaattATGTTTGGAAGAGGTTGGGTTCTGAATATTTTCTTCCACTTTTAGCACGGCCTAGTCATTCCTAAATGTCAAATGGGCTGCTACAAATTGGAGTTGTCCAAGTTAGAAAACCCACTCCAAGTTCAGGCCTTGATCCAGTTTGAATCTATTTAGGCCTTTAATTTAAATCTTCAATAAAGAAGTCCAATTGCTCGAAAGCCCATATCTCATTGAGAAtgcaaatggaaaaaaatattattattattatttttttgtgaataaaattgaaataattttacttGGATAGGAAGgcaataagaaaaaattaattaaaaaatgaagataaaataTTGCCAAACAATTGGTATCAAACTAAGCATTCAATATAAGGCTCAAGAATTCCTACCTAGGACCATCACTGAGGTTCTTCTAATGAGATTTACTCGATGTGATAGAAGGAGAGATAAATGGATACATCTAAAGAttgcaagaaataaaaaaaaaaattatataaaattgttgTACAAGATATGCAGTGGAATAaaatctttatttctttttttatttttgtatgtttcatatatttcgttttcttttctatttgttttttctttcttggctTTGTTTGGCAGGGAGTTGCTGTATGTATAAAAGGAAAAGTGGGATAAGGTAGGTTGGCTTATATACAAATTGAAATGAATTAGTTGATtatcaaggaaaaagaaaagggattctccccaatcatataattttattatgttcaaTCGTGGGCCTTATAGTTATCtttatcttgatttttattGCCAACATGGGGGGCTTTTTAACAAATCAAAGCAGGGCTAAGTGCTTTATCCTTTGGAAATTATTGGGCTGGATTTGTATAGTGCCCATCCACTTTTAGGAACTACTTTATCTAAATCAATTATTAGATCAATGATAATTCTTTATTTCATAGTTGTCGACTTGTCATGGAATTAACATTGTTATGCCTATACTCACAAGAGAAAACGAAACTCGATCCCGTTTATAAGCTACTACTttcaattcctttatttgtttacttgtttattttgaagaaacTTTCAATTCCTTTATAACTTATGTTTTGATATagtaaaatatgtataaaaaaaaaaaattgtaaggacaattattttacaatcattaaattacaaaatatatccAAATCTAATACTGTAGATGTTGTTTTACAGTACTTTTCCATAAATCTGTCACCATATCATTtatattaacatatttatataattcaacaaaaacatataacatggtaaattgttttgatttatttccatCCTCAacctattaatatttttatgctattagcacatcaatttattttcaaaatttatgaaaaagaaaaaataaagcctAGATATCACCccattgattaattatttttcaaattgattaaattttggacattgaaattcaaatttgttaatagatttaaaaagaagaaaaatagttctgagaattttttttttttttaaacaaagtaTAGTTTGTCAAGTAATATTAATTCAGTTGATTCGAGATACtaaaatataagatttttttttttataaattataataataataaaaaataagtataacttggaattaaaaaaaaaaaaaaagaagaagacataAGTTGGAGTTAAAACAAGTTGCGTTGATCATATAGGTATAATTTacctaaattttttaaaatattaaaaaagtacGGCACAATTAGGTATAGGTACATATAAAATTCTATCTGTATCGATCCGGTGTTAAATTCCCCTCGCATGCACaatcaatcatttttttaaaattattgctaAAAAGATATTGTCTAcctattttgttggatttttagtTAATTACCAATTGCTTTGAATCTACAaagaaaaacaaccaaaaacaaaaaaaaaaaaagaaggagaaatTATACCATTTGTCGGGAAAATCCTACCAAATATTGTGGAAATATTTCAATATTCTCAACTTGTATAAGCATATATTTCAAATACGATATGATGTTGAGGACATAGAAAGTAGCTTGACATTGACATTAGTAGTAGTGTTTGCCCACgtgacaattttttattattgaccTTGCATGagcctcaattttttttttttttttaaagctattAATTGGCTCAGGGTTTAaaagaagaaggggaaaaaaaaagaagggtaaaTACTAGAAACGACAAAGGTagctttttttggaaaaataaaataattgttaataaaTGAGAGCAAAACGGAGCAAAGGAGGGAGAGATAAAGATAGATGAGgtgaaattttaaatgatatatGAATTTGTTGATGGGACAAGATTGGAGATAAGAAAGAGAGGATGGCAAATGTAGgtttcatataaattataaaaaaatattatttatcattattattgattattgattaataaaatctattcaataataatttagataattattataaaggaatttaaattttaaaataaaaataataaaattaaatatttaattaaaatttattacgtAGAACGATAATTGTTTATTAATGATGACATATACTAAAAccctatattatatatttttctcagtACTTCATTAAATaacttgtttaaaaaaatattgtttgttaCCTTTAGGCAATAATTGATATGACAATTAGTTGAAATGATATGGGTGTTTGTTTCTTCCTATATAAACATCTGCATGTGAGCTACAACAAgggtatatatataaaggtgtTAATAGTACTTTTTTGCCGTGAtataatgttttatttaattttgatgtaTATGTAGTTTAGGAATTATAATAACAAggaatttatctttttttctctcttttgatcTTGGAGGTAAGAGGATCATTATATGAAGAAAGAATAGCTTTTATCATAAAAATGCTCTTTATTATCACCGATGAAGTGATGAACGATTATCAGTAGGATTTAATATTAGATgacaatttatttgattattatcaAATCGTTTATTTTTAGAGTGAGTATATTTGGCATATCGAATAAACATagaaatagaataattattttataggattaattaatactatatttgatagattttaaattttaaaaatatatattctatggGAATACTTATTctcttatttcaaaaaatagttatttctttcaaaaatctAAGAATTGCTAGTTATTCTATCATTTCAaggataaatatttttactatatttaaaatatattcaaatcaatattggttatcataaattaaaaatgcataaataattagaaattttgatttttaattaatttttaccaaatttgataagtttggagagaaaaaaatatttataaagactAAATATTGAACCTAATTTAAGATCATAATCAAACATATCAataggaatatttatttatttttttctaattcc contains the following coding sequences:
- the LOC132803115 gene encoding S-protein homolog 24-like, whose product is MDGTALKVFFILATAQIVFFSSPAIAKYDVVIVNFLGENMTLNLHCQSKDDDLGVHDLPYTDVFEWRFDVNIWRTTLFYCDMGSGDLKGRFDIFVAKRDLNRCGNDKCIWHVMRDGLYLYLKSADNYVHQFDWPK
- the LOC112492279 gene encoding S-protein homolog 5, with protein sequence MGSSALKVAVILAISSQIGFFTPVLAKYKVVIINILGENKTLNLHCQSKDDDLGVHYVPYAESFEWRFNVNIWRTTLFYCDMGWGDLKGHFDVFDAKRDMKRCNYEKCIWLVTRDGLDLYIKAAGNYVHQFDWPK